In Parasegetibacter sp. NRK P23, a single genomic region encodes these proteins:
- a CDS encoding carbohydrate kinase has translation MNTTALPYKMVSFGEMLWDLLPSGPQPGGAPMNITYHLGRLGITSALISRIGNDERGDDLLKVLLEKGIPADFVQHDPNTPTGIVHAVPDEHHEMHYEIVAPAAWDHIVADERTKELVRNAAYFIFGSLSARHADSKATLFSLLELAQKKVFDINLRTPFYNRELIEKLLSKADILKMNKSELQLMMEWFSLHQDLQDGMTFIQEQFNIPTIIVTLGAEGAMMNRDGKHYAHPGYRVQVADTVGSGDSFLAALLAKLDQGVPAQEALAFAAALGALVASKSGGCPDYSIEEVRGLQ, from the coding sequence ATGAATACTACTGCTTTGCCTTATAAAATGGTCAGTTTTGGTGAAATGCTCTGGGACCTGCTTCCTTCAGGCCCGCAGCCCGGTGGCGCGCCCATGAACATCACTTACCATCTTGGCCGGTTGGGAATAACTTCAGCGCTCATCAGCAGGATTGGGAACGATGAGCGCGGGGATGACTTATTGAAAGTATTGCTGGAAAAAGGTATTCCCGCTGATTTTGTGCAACACGATCCAAACACGCCCACGGGTATTGTGCATGCGGTGCCGGATGAGCACCACGAAATGCACTATGAGATCGTTGCTCCCGCCGCCTGGGACCATATTGTGGCGGATGAACGCACAAAGGAACTGGTGCGTAACGCGGCATATTTCATCTTTGGAAGCCTGTCGGCCAGACACGCGGATTCCAAAGCAACGCTGTTCTCCTTACTTGAACTTGCTCAAAAGAAAGTATTTGATATCAACTTACGCACACCTTTTTATAACCGGGAGCTGATTGAAAAACTGCTCTCAAAGGCGGATATCTTAAAAATGAATAAATCGGAGTTGCAACTGATGATGGAATGGTTCTCCTTACACCAAGACCTTCAGGATGGAATGACTTTTATCCAGGAACAGTTCAATATTCCAACCATCATTGTAACGCTCGGTGCCGAAGGCGCCATGATGAACAGGGATGGAAAACACTACGCGCATCCGGGATACCGGGTACAGGTAGCCGATACCGTGGGAAGTGGTGATTCCTTTTTAGCAGCCTTGCTGGCAAAACTGGATCAGGGCGTGCCAGCGCAAGAAGCGCTGGCGTTCGCGGCCGCGTTGGGCGCATTGGTGGCCTCAAAATCCGGGGGATGTCCGGATTATAGTATAGAGGAGGTAAGAGGTTTGCAATAG